From the genome of Nymphalis io chromosome 26, ilAglIoxx1.1, whole genome shotgun sequence:
TAaagaatactttaaaaatatttaaaggcaTAATGGGAGTGTGCTGTACTCAAATGGCACTGCTAATTTAAAGGGAAAATaacaaattgatatttaaaaatggaattccaaAATTCAATATCAAGTGAACTGGATTTAACTAATGAGATGGTAATATCTGATGATCTCAATATTAAAGAAGAAATAACCCATGAGATAACAGTTGATATAAAACCTGAAAATGATGACAGCGACAGCAATGACAATCCATTTGAAAACATTCAGGTTGAGATTAAACAGGAATTCATTACTCCAAACTCTCCGGATAAACTAGTTGAAATATCATCCATCACAGAGAAAAGAGAGGCTGACCTTCGACACACAGTAATGCaaatagaaaatgaaattaacGAGTTAATATTACCAAATACAGATGACAATATTAAAATGGAGAAGCAAGACGAGGTAATGGGTTATGAATATCCTAGTATTGACGATGGAAGCATGGACAGTGAAGAGGCACACGCATTGAACAATGTTGAAGCCTGTTTACAAGATGAAATTAACATAAAACCTGAAAATGATGCTTATGAGGtacagtttaaaatattactggCTACTGTTTATATTCAATCTGGTCTATAAACTAAGTCAATGCAAAAAAAACCCATACAGatgaattatgaattatttagttGATACATGAtccaaaaacaattataatcaataaaaccAACAACTAAAAGAGTGTTCTTTATTGtcgaaacaaacaaatattgattgggaaataaattaattcacatagaataatatatatagttaatttacaaatattcctATATACCTTTATAGTTCTTATGTAATCAGCCAGGTCATTTTATtctcttgtttattttaaatatactctaATAAGATTCTTATCGGAAACACTTTTTTCCATGGTTTGTCGAGACTAGGTACACGGATTACTGGTAATAAGTAACTAGGATCCATTAATCAAAGATTTTGCAACTGAAATTACTCAATTGTGTACTAGTAGGATTGCCTTAAGCGAAGTCAAATGCACGTTCAATtccactatatttttttttgtattatctaCTACATTTCTTTTTCATTTCGCAAAGTGTCCTTCAAAATAGTTATGATGAGTCAGCTGAGGATATTTTAATTGAGGTTTTGTTTGGTGTTATATAGTACGCTAcacatatattgtttttaatgtattgaAAATTTACTTGAGTGACACatgtttactatttattatgctATTACCATAGATAAACATGCATATGCTTTATTAACGATGATAATATGCCTCATCTGCTTTGAATTTGCTAAGGAAAATTGTGTAACATTTATTTCCTAACTAACCTTAATCttgtttagtttaaatattggTACCGTCTATGGATTGATTGATCATGTCACGTTAACTCTGCTGAAGCATTCTCATTTCCTCAACATGTATTTCTTTAATCATTGATTTTACAAAATCTGTCCTCACAACCCTATACCTATTGTAATAAACATGCATTGCACCTTCAGAGATTTCAACAATTgaacatgaaatatattatctttactGAATTGTTCTGTTATGTTTTCTATCACTTACCATGACAGATTTGTTATgtgcaaaaaaatatgttttacgaaaacataattaatacaatacaatttgaacttttctattttaatttaaactaaaaggAACTGTAAAAAATAGAAACTTAGAGAAGCCATAAATAGCTTTATAGGTATGTATGGGGTAAGAGGTTAATCTGTTATTATGTGTTCCATAAACAGGTATTTGGTTacactatgtatatattatatgtccgtaatccgtaacagcctgtgaatgtcccactgctgggctaaaggcctccactcctctttttgaggagaaggtttggagcttataccaccacgctgctccaatgcgggttggtggaattcacatatggcagaatttcagtgaaattagacacatgcaggtttcctcacgatgttttccttcaccgtaaagcacgagatgaatcataatcacaaattaagcacatgaaaattcagtggtgcttgcccgggtttgaacccacgatcatcggttaagattcacgcgttcttaccacagggccatctcggcttttatatatatgtatgatattcaaaatttaaagattGTATTCATATGATTTTCCATGATGATAGTTTCCTTAATATTTTctcaatatttattgttgtttattttctatgcattaatatttattatttcaatcttTCTAGGATACAACAAAAGAAGATTTTGACAAAATCATAAAGGAAGAAATGGATTTAACAGTAACGGAAACTCACTTAATATCAAACAAAGTAATCAACACAACATCAACTATCACAAATCCTCAAGATGGAGTGATACAGTCacaaacaacaaaaacattAGTAATGGAAATTCATCCTATGGTTCAGGGCATCAATGTTTCATCATTGGGTAGAATGAATAATCCTGAAGAGATTTTACCAACTTCAACTCACAATGACGACAATCTCACAATGGAATATGATAATTTCCAACTAAACTCCATAACTGGCAATGTTTTATCATTAGAGCAGGAAGCATATGGGCTATTAAAAGCAGGTCGCTGTGATGTCAACGACAAGCCATTCAGCTGCAATAAATGTGATAAATCATATAAGAAATCGAAATATTTGAAGGAGCACATGCAAGTTCACAAGTCCATAGAGAATAGAGCAATGGGAATTATTAAAGGCCTCAAAACGAGAATGGAGAATATGAAGAAACGAATTTGTAATGATCTCAAGAAAGACGTAAATAAAGTTATAGATAAACATTCGTTTGAGAACAAGAAGGCACGAATGGAAAGATTAGAGAATCGATCGCGTATCAAGGAGGAGGTCGTTTTGAATATGAAGAAAGAAGGCTATGAGTGCACTTGTGGACAGATATTCAAACGAAAAACTAGAATGTTGTCGTGTTTACGATCTCACGATATATACGCGGACACGGAGTCCTGCTTTTCATGCATATCGTGCACCAAACAGTTCAAAGACAAACAGGAGTTAGCGCTACATCGTAAGCGGTTGCATCGCAAACGATTCCCCTGTAAATTTTGTCCAACAGACTACAGCACCAGAAAAGACTTATTCAAACACCTTCAAATACACCAAAAAGTTCAATTGATGGAGTACAAAGTTATATCGGAAGTTGTTAAAGGGAAACAGAAGCTTAAATGCTTTATGTGTTCCAAAACATTTTCGGAATTATCAGAATTAAAAATGCACGTGATGGAGGATCACGAAGAGCCGTATATTTGCCCGCATTGTAAAGGAACCTTTCCGAAAATTATCGATTTTGGAAATCACACGAAGACGTACCATCCAGAAGTTGAAGGACAATCCGTCTTGGATGTCCTTGAAGCGTTTTCAAAATTGGTGCAAGCTTGGAAATGCGAGGAGTGTAAATTACAGTTTCATGCGGCCGACAAATTTGCCATGCACCAGGTAGAGAAACATAGTCCGGATTTGAAATTAAAGGATCAGTTCCAGTGCTCCGATTGTCGAAGAGTTTTCGTAAGCCAAAAAGGTTTGACGTCTCACAGAAGAATTCATCACAACACGGGTAGCACAGAGGAAGCTGAGACCGTCGAGAAGGGTGTCATGTGCGTTGAATGTCGCAAGGTATGTAAGGATATGACCGCTCTTACGTCACACATGCGTCTTCATTCTCCAGAACGGAAGTATCCTTGTAAATTTTGCGATTTCCGTTTTTCGACCCCGGAGAAGAGAAAGATCCACGCTGAACTACACACGGGCGACATGAAGTACGTATGTTTTATATGCGAGTATCAGTGTAGTTCGGAGAATCGGTTGAAACAACACAAGATGTCCTTGAAACACGCGAACATGAAGGAGTTCCTGTTGACGGGCAAACCGCTGATCGAGGAACAGTCGACTTCGAAGGAAACGAGGCCTGAAGAAAAATACGTTAAAAAGAGGAAACAGAGTAAAAGCACGTCGTCTTTATCGAGTGATGAAGCGTCTTCGACGTGCGAAGTCTGCGGTGATAAGTTTCCAAGTGAAAAGAAAATGTTAGAACATAAACAATCTCACCCGTTCATTGAATTTCCCAACGACGACACGCCTACTAGGATATTTTTTAAGTAGTCACTCTTGCCATTCGGTTGTAGTTTAGTTTGCACTGTGGTTATACTCCATTTAACAAAGCGCTTGGACTATACATTTTCTGTGATCTGATTggttaatataacttataaattatctcTTTACTCTAAAACTGATGAACCAATTTTAATGAATGATTTTAATCATTGTATAATCTTCTAGAAAAAAGATATTAGagatatgtaaattaaaacaataacgatCGTATCGTATGTAGTACTAATTCTTCGCGGGCGAAGAGGTACATTtggtttatgtaaatttttaaattatacttgataggtttttgtaaatacaaaaaccaaaatattatttaattacatactaaaactatttatgtgtatatttattttataaatgtataaacaaaaataacttatgtAAACCACTAAAGTGTGTAAAAGaccttaattttcatatattatgttcTGTGTGCCCAGtgtgtttatttacttattcgatagcgtctTTCATTGGAatgtatgaaattaaaacagcgccatctagtgacaataatcggaattccataCAAGTCGCGGTTGAAGTAAAAGCtatcgaaaattaaaataactttttataagaaatatctttatatattattttaatttaaacaacgtTGTATTTTTCgtgcttaatattaattttgaaaagaaGTACTTATGTTACATATTAAACAGCCTTATTCCTTGCTGCTATCAACATCAAGTCTACTTATATCTAAGCACAAGTGGATCGCAAAGgtataacaaatgtttttatatcgCTGTATTAACTTCCACAATGAATAGCTTTAACAAATGgagtgtaatttatatatatatatatatatataactgttttaGGTATAGTTCGGCGTTTTTTTTGTGATTTGTGTTAAAAAGCTAGTCTGTTAACTctacaaatgtaattttaattgttgaaaTATCAGTGCCtcaataatataagttatttacatGGCAATGTTAGGTAAaggtgttaataaataataaaatgcaaatttaaaattgtatttttattctcTATTGTTATCACAagacaataaaaattaacattttgacTGAAGTTATCGTTCGAAAATAAAATCTGTTTCAGAAGTTATTAATTCGTCTATTTCGTAACCAAGATTCCATttcgtaacaaatatttaatattgtacaaGTTTTTTAAACACATACGCGAAATAATACAACATTGTATTTGAACTGAAGTGTTGAAAAATGAAAATCCTtagcaattttaaaaatgtttcattgaaaaaaaacatatagcATACACGAAATAGTACACCAGTCTAGTTGGAAATTAAATCGTAACATTAAACACtggtaataaataagttaaatgttacatcatataaaaaaccttataattttttaatattgctaattattattataaaaagataacatTTTTCCCCGTGTCCTATGCCTCAATGTTTCAATACTCTTCGATTTTCTTTACCAATTATTTTGTACACAAATAGTGACagagaaaaattaatatttacttttctcTGTCTCTTTCTAACAATGAAATCGCAATTCGGACATTTGATTGATTttactattgtattttatattgaaatttttgtTCTAAACTAACCAAGTCGAAATACcattatgataaa
Proteins encoded in this window:
- the LOC126778458 gene encoding zinc finger protein 271-like encodes the protein MEFQNSISSELDLTNEMVISDDLNIKEEITHEITVDIKPENDDSDSNDNPFENIQVEIKQEFITPNSPDKLVEISSITEKREADLRHTVMQIENEINELILPNTDDNIKMEKQDEVMGYEYPSIDDGSMDSEEAHALNNVEACLQDEINIKPENDAYEDTTKEDFDKIIKEEMDLTVTETHLISNKVINTTSTITNPQDGVIQSQTTKTLVMEIHPMVQGINVSSLGRMNNPEEILPTSTHNDDNLTMEYDNFQLNSITGNVLSLEQEAYGLLKAGRCDVNDKPFSCNKCDKSYKKSKYLKEHMQVHKSIENRAMGIIKGLKTRMENMKKRICNDLKKDVNKVIDKHSFENKKARMERLENRSRIKEEVVLNMKKEGYECTCGQIFKRKTRMLSCLRSHDIYADTESCFSCISCTKQFKDKQELALHRKRLHRKRFPCKFCPTDYSTRKDLFKHLQIHQKVQLMEYKVISEVVKGKQKLKCFMCSKTFSELSELKMHVMEDHEEPYICPHCKGTFPKIIDFGNHTKTYHPEVEGQSVLDVLEAFSKLVQAWKCEECKLQFHAADKFAMHQVEKHSPDLKLKDQFQCSDCRRVFVSQKGLTSHRRIHHNTGSTEEAETVEKGVMCVECRKVCKDMTALTSHMRLHSPERKYPCKFCDFRFSTPEKRKIHAELHTGDMKYVCFICEYQCSSENRLKQHKMSLKHANMKEFLLTGKPLIEEQSTSKETRPEEKYVKKRKQSKSTSSLSSDEASSTCEVCGDKFPSEKKMLEHKQSHPFIEFPNDDTPTRIFFK